The Molothrus ater isolate BHLD 08-10-18 breed brown headed cowbird chromosome 1, BPBGC_Mater_1.1, whole genome shotgun sequence genome includes a window with the following:
- the POLR1F gene encoding DNA-directed RNA polymerase I subunit RPA43 has product MAVPREPPAAPALPPPGPAAAAAAAPSFGAARALVARRHSCLVAAPHRRHVALPPRFLGRKRSGIRAQLDAELLRYSESLQGVPVAYDNIKVVGELGDIYDDQGFIHLDVEADFIIFSPKKGKKLVGVINKVAPSHIGCLIHGCFNASIPKPEQMSPVQWQELGLKIGDELKFQVLHLDSDTAGVFFIRGGLTKSSMRPKKSDGVPESTNGDEIQKLDHQENGLNNSGEVNVTEEPSNEMGNLGRENEEPGVDAVNGLCDDKKKKKKKKKDKDKQGEQELVLPTSDSSGYQSDHKKSKKKKRKHCDEVEESELSQLSEKPKAKKKRTKV; this is encoded by the exons ATGGCCGTGCCGCGGgagccgcccgccgccccggcgctgccgccgcccggccccgccgccgccgccgccgccgcgccctCGTTCGGCGCGGCCCGCGCGCTGGTGGCGCGGCGCCACTCGTGCCTGGTGGCGGCGCCGCACCGGCGGCACGTGGCGCTGCCCCCGCGCTTCCTGGGCCGCAAGCGCTCCGGCATCCGCGCGCAGCTGGACGCCGAGCTCCTGCGCTACTCCGAGAG CCTGCAGGGCGTGCCGGTGGCTTACGACAACATCAAAGTGGTGGGGGAGCTCGGCGACATCTACGATGATCAAGGATTCATCCACCTGGACGTGGAGGCGGACTTCATCATCTTCAGCCCCAAGAAGGGCAAGAAGCTGGTG ggtGTAATTAATAAAGTGGCCCCTAGTCACATTGGCTGCCTGATACATGGGTGCTTCAATGCATCTATCCCCAAGCCTGAACAAATGTCCCCTGTACAGTGGCAAGAGCTGGGGTTAAAAATAGGGGATGAACTGAAATTTCAAGTGTTGCACTTGGATTCTGATACAGCTGGGGTGTTCTTCATTCGAGGAGGACTCACTAAAAGCAG CATGCGGCCCAAAAAATCTGATGGAGTCCCTGAAAGTACAAATGGGGATGAAATTCAAAAGCTTGACCACCAGGAAAATGGCCTGAATAACAGTGGGGAAGTTAATGTCACAGAAGAGCCTTCAAATGAGATGGGTAACCTTGGGAGGGAAAATGAAGAGCCAGGTGTTGATGCTGTGAATGGATTATGTGATgataaaaagaagaagaagaaaaagaaaaaagacaaggaCAAGCAAGGAGAACAGGAACTTGTATTGCCTACCAGTGACTCCAGTGGTTACCAAAGTGACCataaaaagtcaaagaaaaagaaaagaaagcattgtGATGAAGTTGAAGAAAGTGAATTATCTCAGCTGTcagaaaaacccaaagcaaaaaagaaaaggactaAGGTCTGA